In the Akkermansiaceae bacterium genome, one interval contains:
- a CDS encoding sigma-70 family RNA polymerase sigma factor encodes MAAPADSIPDDEPDLIRRAQRGDLAAFGTLVGRYQASIRAFAALRMSVRCEAEDLAQETFVIAWRKLADFDPGTSLGAWLRRIAHHLVRNHRRKFRAEGVGGYQELEILWRGQERDRPGGPEERLAALRDCLSRMDGPSRELLHDRYLEGTSVRELAERSGKGYSALTTQLYRLREVLALCVENEMGVNSGTS; translated from the coding sequence GTGGCAGCGCCCGCTGACTCGATTCCCGATGACGAACCGGACCTGATCCGGAGGGCGCAACGTGGGGATCTCGCGGCGTTCGGCACCTTGGTGGGCCGTTATCAGGCGAGCATCCGTGCCTTCGCCGCCTTGCGCATGTCCGTGCGCTGCGAGGCGGAGGATCTGGCGCAGGAAACCTTTGTCATCGCCTGGCGGAAGCTCGCGGACTTCGATCCAGGGACCTCCCTCGGCGCATGGCTGCGCCGCATCGCCCATCATCTGGTGCGGAACCACCGCAGGAAATTCCGCGCGGAGGGGGTGGGCGGCTACCAGGAGCTTGAGATCCTCTGGCGCGGGCAGGAGAGGGACAGGCCGGGCGGACCGGAGGAACGGCTTGCCGCGTTGCGGGATTGCCTTTCCAGGATGGACGGCCCTTCCCGGGAGTTGCTGCACGACCGTTATCTGGAAGGGACCAGTGTCAGGGAACTGGCGGAGAGATCGGGAAAGGGATATTCCGCACTCACCACCCAGCTCTATCGCTTGCGCGAAGTGCTGGCCCTCTGCGTGGAAAATGAAATGGGAGTCAACTCCGGAACGTCATGA
- a CDS encoding LamG domain-containing protein: MNTGTENEFRGLMIRALEGGLEREEMSRLATLCREHPGLARMFGRQVEVDRFLEIALRDLTAGTGFSRSVIQRIEDEREVGAPFVASVMDRVERVSRRKTRWLTAAVGIAALLILWLGLSLHGRGTAAKLHRGDSAKWMAPPAGEDLRAGMRLQLDSGLAEIHFATGAEVILEGPADFEIRGRDEGFIHQGRVSVRIPEQARRFRLGSPGGSVVDPGKAFGLHVAADGETEAEVFEGKIRVRPRHGSGEVMLGTNEKFISSGRIWWKSGGIDANAFVTSMPPQAPGVPEYAHWALDEGAGTSTKSLGKLTAGDFRPAELRDFGGMPGALPKWVDGPYGKALAFDGLGNALETHFPGVVGDAARTVAFWLRLPEDFDSEQGYGIISWGDLAETGNAWQISVNPYIHEGPVGRLRVGIYPSLVTGSTDLRDGRWHHCAVVLYKDERNGHRIPALLYVDGKMEATASKGVVTRIHTSSEEGARPVWIARSLRHEEPKRSRGTGFFRGDLDEIYIFDGALNQGQIENLMRFNTLFPKSY, from the coding sequence ATGAACACCGGCACTGAGAACGAATTCCGCGGTTTGATGATCCGGGCGCTGGAAGGCGGACTGGAAAGGGAGGAAATGTCCAGGCTCGCCACCCTGTGCAGGGAACATCCCGGGCTTGCCCGGATGTTCGGACGGCAGGTGGAGGTGGATCGTTTCCTGGAGATCGCGTTGAGGGATCTCACCGCTGGCACCGGCTTTTCCCGCAGCGTGATCCAGCGGATTGAAGATGAGCGGGAGGTGGGGGCGCCTTTCGTCGCTTCGGTGATGGACCGGGTGGAGCGGGTGTCGCGCCGGAAGACCCGGTGGCTGACGGCGGCGGTGGGGATCGCCGCGCTGCTCATTCTCTGGCTGGGACTTTCCCTCCATGGCCGCGGCACCGCCGCGAAGCTGCACCGCGGGGACTCCGCGAAGTGGATGGCGCCTCCGGCAGGGGAAGACCTGCGGGCGGGCATGCGGCTGCAACTGGACAGCGGTCTGGCGGAGATCCATTTCGCCACTGGCGCGGAAGTCATTCTGGAAGGTCCGGCGGATTTTGAAATCCGGGGGCGGGATGAGGGCTTCATCCATCAGGGCAGGGTCTCCGTGCGGATCCCGGAACAAGCCCGGCGATTCAGGCTGGGCAGTCCCGGAGGCAGCGTGGTGGATCCCGGAAAAGCCTTCGGCCTCCATGTCGCCGCGGACGGGGAGACGGAGGCGGAGGTATTCGAAGGAAAGATCCGGGTGCGTCCGCGCCATGGAAGTGGGGAAGTGATGCTGGGGACGAACGAAAAGTTCATCTCCAGCGGCAGAATCTGGTGGAAGAGCGGGGGGATCGATGCGAATGCGTTCGTCACCAGCATGCCACCGCAGGCACCGGGTGTTCCGGAGTATGCCCACTGGGCGCTGGATGAAGGGGCCGGAACCTCCACCAAGTCCCTCGGAAAACTGACGGCGGGCGATTTCCGCCCTGCGGAACTGAGGGACTTCGGAGGAATGCCGGGTGCCCTGCCAAAGTGGGTCGACGGACCTTATGGCAAGGCGCTTGCCTTTGATGGCCTGGGGAACGCGTTGGAAACCCACTTTCCCGGGGTGGTGGGGGACGCCGCGCGGACGGTGGCCTTCTGGCTCCGCCTGCCGGAGGACTTTGATTCGGAACAGGGATATGGGATCATCTCCTGGGGGGATCTGGCGGAGACGGGGAACGCATGGCAGATATCGGTCAATCCCTACATCCACGAAGGTCCGGTCGGCAGGCTGCGCGTCGGCATCTACCCGTCGCTGGTGACCGGTTCGACGGACCTGCGCGACGGCCGCTGGCATCACTGTGCGGTCGTTCTCTACAAGGACGAACGGAACGGCCACCGCATTCCCGCCCTGCTCTATGTGGATGGGAAGATGGAGGCGACGGCGTCGAAGGGGGTTGTCACCCGGATCCACACGAGTTCGGAGGAAGGGGCCCGCCCGGTGTGGATCGCCAGGAGTCTCCGGCACGAGGAGCCGAAGCGCAGCCGCGGCACCGGCTTCTTCCGCGGGGATCTGGATGAGATCTACATCTTCGATGGCGCGCTCAACCAAGGGCAGATTGAAAATCTCATGCGCTTCAATACGCTCTTCCCCAAGTCCTACTGA
- a CDS encoding SGNH/GDSL hydrolase family protein gives MKSLVPLLFLSLAALCHAGGFKELVTFGDSLTDMGNRSVGPDKKDVKFRPTWVAQLAGPQMLDIPGFKPSGMNGFYFGGTNYAVGGSTSGYAAAKGRDQNKGQNLTVQISKRYLNPEFNKDGVKKDALHIVRIGTNDLMALAIQPEQIGSAWTTLSQEAAKVVVDVEGQIQAMADAGVKYVMWGNLSDGSKFPSLVRRVAILGDMAPIALKAVSDASKAFNAEMDAAIVRLQAKNAGLKIIKLDMDAMFNEVEADPGKFGFVSVTEGANDSRHLFSADGLHPTPAGHKALAEYAFRVISDPKTPKPN, from the coding sequence ATGAAATCCCTCGTCCCGCTTCTGTTCCTCTCCTTGGCCGCCCTCTGCCATGCCGGCGGTTTCAAGGAACTCGTCACCTTCGGCGACAGCCTCACCGACATGGGCAACCGGTCGGTGGGTCCGGATAAGAAAGATGTGAAATTCCGTCCGACCTGGGTCGCCCAGCTCGCCGGTCCGCAAATGCTGGACATTCCCGGCTTCAAACCCTCCGGCATGAATGGCTTCTACTTCGGCGGGACCAACTATGCCGTGGGGGGATCGACCAGCGGCTACGCCGCCGCCAAGGGCCGGGACCAGAATAAGGGCCAGAACCTCACGGTCCAGATCAGCAAGCGGTACCTCAACCCGGAATTCAACAAGGACGGGGTGAAGAAAGACGCGCTGCACATCGTCCGCATCGGCACCAATGATCTGATGGCGCTGGCGATCCAGCCGGAACAGATCGGCTCAGCCTGGACCACCCTCAGCCAGGAAGCGGCGAAGGTGGTGGTGGATGTGGAGGGACAGATTCAGGCCATGGCGGACGCGGGCGTGAAATACGTGATGTGGGGGAATCTCTCCGATGGCTCGAAATTCCCATCCCTCGTCCGCCGGGTGGCTATTCTCGGTGACATGGCGCCCATCGCCCTCAAGGCGGTTTCCGATGCTAGCAAAGCGTTCAATGCGGAGATGGATGCGGCCATCGTGAGGCTCCAGGCGAAGAACGCCGGGCTGAAGATCATCAAGCTGGACATGGACGCCATGTTCAATGAGGTCGAGGCGGATCCGGGGAAATTCGGCTTCGTCAGCGTGACGGAAGGTGCGAATGACAGCCGCCACCTTTTTTCCGCCGATGGCCTCCATCCCACCCCGGCCGGGCACAAGGCGCTCGCGGAATATGCCTTCCGCGTCATCTCAGACCCGAAGACACCGAAGCCAAACTGA
- a CDS encoding type 1 glutamine amidotransferase, whose translation MKTKKTKYDLSGKRVAVLATDGFEQSELSKPVGALREHGVKVSIISPSGEPIKGWTDDDWGHEITADLALDDASPLDYDGLLLPGGVINSDALRQEEQAREFARHFFDAGKPVFAICHGAQLLIDAGLVEGRHMTSYAALEKDLRNAGADWEDSEVVVDNGFVTSRKPDDLPAFCAKMCEELAEGIHA comes from the coding sequence ATGAAAACGAAAAAGACGAAGTATGATCTCAGCGGAAAGCGGGTGGCGGTGCTGGCGACCGACGGATTCGAGCAGTCCGAGCTTTCAAAACCCGTCGGGGCGCTCCGGGAACACGGCGTGAAGGTGTCCATCATCAGTCCGTCGGGAGAACCCATCAAAGGATGGACCGATGACGACTGGGGGCACGAGATTACGGCGGACCTGGCCCTGGATGACGCCAGCCCGCTCGACTATGACGGACTTCTGCTGCCTGGTGGCGTCATCAATTCCGACGCACTCCGGCAGGAGGAACAGGCACGGGAGTTCGCCCGTCACTTTTTCGACGCCGGGAAACCCGTCTTCGCCATCTGCCATGGAGCGCAGCTCCTCATCGATGCCGGTCTGGTGGAGGGACGCCACATGACCTCCTACGCGGCTCTGGAAAAGGATCTCCGGAATGCCGGGGCGGACTGGGAGGATTCCGAGGTGGTGGTGGACAATGGATTCGTCACCTCCCGCAAGCCGGATGACCTGCCCGCGTTCTGTGCGAAGATGTGCGAGGAACTCGCCGAGGGCATCCACGCATGA
- a CDS encoding helix-turn-helix domain-containing protein, producing the protein MNRREVPRIGMISYGEDRLREGGFVTLPLNESFTIDPTRLRPHYHDFFQVSLLLGDGSLMHDFRESEASGATLFFLSPGQVHTIVPRPRMSGTIVSFTREFLEEGVEDGFLMNLPFFFTTEQAPWLRLADDRLPWVEGVFRELQEEYDAAPQGFAEVARCLLRVLFVKVARWYGVESPVMARGRQAVLVRRFRQELEAHHHEWQTLDHYAKALGVTTNHLHDAVRVETGQSAGEHLRERRLLDAKRQLLHSTMSVSEVGYGLGFADPSYFSRFFKRSEGMSPAEFRKKIREKYQKDHG; encoded by the coding sequence ATGAATCGCCGCGAGGTGCCGAGGATCGGGATGATTTCCTATGGTGAGGATCGTCTGCGGGAGGGTGGATTCGTGACCCTGCCGCTGAACGAATCCTTCACCATCGATCCCACACGGCTGCGCCCGCATTATCATGACTTTTTCCAGGTTTCGCTGCTGCTAGGGGACGGTTCGCTCATGCATGACTTCCGCGAGTCTGAGGCCAGCGGTGCGACTCTCTTTTTCCTGAGTCCCGGCCAAGTGCACACCATCGTCCCGCGGCCGCGCATGTCGGGAACCATCGTCTCCTTCACCCGTGAGTTTCTCGAGGAAGGGGTGGAGGACGGTTTCCTGATGAATCTCCCATTCTTTTTCACGACGGAACAGGCACCTTGGTTGCGGCTGGCCGACGACCGCCTGCCATGGGTGGAGGGTGTTTTCCGTGAACTGCAGGAAGAATACGATGCCGCACCGCAGGGATTCGCGGAGGTAGCCCGCTGCCTGCTTCGCGTCCTGTTCGTGAAGGTCGCACGGTGGTATGGGGTGGAAAGTCCGGTCATGGCGCGTGGCAGGCAGGCCGTCCTGGTCCGGCGCTTCCGGCAGGAACTGGAGGCTCATCACCACGAATGGCAGACGCTGGACCACTACGCGAAGGCGCTGGGAGTGACCACCAACCACCTCCATGATGCGGTGAGAGTGGAAACGGGGCAGTCCGCCGGGGAGCACCTCAGGGAGCGGCGGCTGCTCGATGCCAAGCGCCAGCTCCTCCACTCCACCATGAGCGTCTCCGAGGTGGGCTACGGGCTGGGTTTCGCGGATCCATCGTATTTCAGCCGCTTCTTCAAACGCAGTGAAGGGATGAGCCCGGCGGAGTTCCGGAAGAAGATCCGAGAAAAATACCAGAAAGACCACGGTTAG
- a CDS encoding MFS transporter, whose product MEDSTAIPEATPRANSHETVFALLFAISFSHLLNDTIQALIPSIYPILKHDYALTFTQLGLITFAFQLTASLLQPVVGLVTDRRPMPYSLPVGMGMTLLGLVALAYAGSFHSILISAALVGGGSAIFHPEASRIAHMAAGRRRGFAQSLFQVGGNAGSAIGPLLAAWIIVPHGQKSLVVFSAIALLGVLVLWQIGKWQSANLHRIHRKPKAAGAAVSPVSRNRVILAMSVLVVLVFSKYVYLSSLTSYYTFYLIDRFHVSVQSAQMHLFLLLFAVAVGTIVGGPVGDRIGRKRVIWGSILGVAPFSLALPHVNLLTTGILSVFIGLILASAFSAILVYAQELLPGKVGMVAGLFFGLAFGIAGIGSAVLGKVADIHGINFVFQICAFLPLLGLATVLLPDVEVEK is encoded by the coding sequence ATGGAAGACTCAACGGCCATTCCGGAGGCCACACCGCGGGCGAACTCCCATGAGACGGTGTTCGCCCTGTTGTTCGCGATCAGTTTCTCACACCTGCTCAATGACACGATCCAGGCGCTGATTCCGTCCATTTATCCCATCCTCAAGCACGACTACGCCCTGACGTTCACGCAACTGGGCCTCATCACCTTCGCCTTCCAGCTCACCGCATCCCTGCTCCAGCCGGTGGTCGGCCTGGTCACGGACCGGCGGCCGATGCCCTATTCGCTGCCTGTCGGGATGGGCATGACCTTGCTGGGGCTGGTTGCGCTGGCCTACGCCGGGAGCTTCCACTCCATCCTCATCTCCGCCGCGCTGGTGGGCGGTGGCTCGGCCATTTTCCACCCGGAGGCGTCCCGCATCGCGCACATGGCGGCGGGCAGGCGGCGTGGCTTCGCCCAGTCCCTGTTCCAGGTGGGCGGAAATGCGGGCAGCGCCATTGGCCCCTTGCTGGCGGCATGGATCATCGTCCCGCACGGGCAGAAGTCGCTGGTCGTCTTCTCCGCCATCGCCCTGCTGGGTGTGCTGGTGCTGTGGCAGATCGGGAAATGGCAGAGCGCCAACCTGCACCGCATCCACCGCAAGCCGAAGGCCGCGGGTGCCGCCGTGAGTCCGGTGAGCCGGAACCGCGTGATCCTCGCCATGAGCGTGCTGGTGGTGCTGGTGTTCTCGAAGTATGTCTATCTGTCCTCGCTCACCAGCTACTACACCTTCTACCTGATCGACCGTTTCCATGTCTCCGTGCAGAGCGCGCAGATGCACCTGTTCCTGCTGCTGTTCGCGGTGGCGGTGGGCACCATCGTCGGTGGTCCGGTGGGGGACCGCATCGGCCGCAAGCGGGTGATCTGGGGTTCCATCCTCGGTGTCGCCCCGTTCTCGCTGGCCCTGCCCCACGTGAACCTCCTCACCACCGGCATCCTGAGCGTCTTCATCGGCCTCATCCTGGCGTCCGCTTTTTCCGCGATTCTGGTCTATGCCCAGGAGCTGCTTCCGGGAAAGGTGGGGATGGTCGCGGGCCTGTTCTTCGGGCTGGCCTTCGGCATCGCCGGCATCGGCTCCGCCGTGCTGGGAAAAGTGGCGGACATCCACGGCATCAACTTCGTCTTCCAGATCTGCGCGTTCCTGCCGCTGCTGGGCCTGGCGACGGTGCTACTGCCGGATGTCGAGGTGGAGAAATAG